In the Plectropomus leopardus isolate mb chromosome 5, YSFRI_Pleo_2.0, whole genome shotgun sequence genome, one interval contains:
- the bcl9l gene encoding B-cell CLL/lymphoma 9-like protein isoform X2, whose protein sequence is MHPDNKLANHGKQVTSDGRSQIPNVNQQAQQQQGAAGHLGPKGVGAGSHGVKTNQISPGNPGLKAVSQSVSSIGGMLKTKSKRERSVSIDSGESRNAVPPALETDAKGEGVMRSKRRCVLEKKQPYSGDEWCSGPDTEEDDDKPHTATNRERGLAGPIQGLSDRLSAGPVSEPTGAVMGCGVGAGLKTEPPQPSQQVVYVFTTSLANSAAEAVMKGQTDSILLFHQQNVSLTKLDQGHTSGKLANQSEKVNSSSSPPTGTPKSQSGTPRPASAGVGGALHPAGTPSSAGHSDNESSQTRPGGASSNNSISVHRSEGGSTAAPAGSVPGTGDGECAGAMSLPVATVSPSRSPSILSAHLQGDAGQRGGPGHTDGLSKEQLEHRERSLQTLRDIERLLLRSGASGGPGDTGGPNNNASNNSSNLNNNNNTDRSGILEDGDSGTNNSNMLSSALAPMGGMKKYEEPLQSIISQTQSLAGPALDSPQMDSHHNLPQHPHHQLSSPGVDMGPLLGPEGLTPEQMAWRKLQEEYYQEKRRQQEIQPPTHPQHFRMMSEIGMHGGPMMMRGPPPPYHSKPGDQQWGPGNMMGGGMGGNARMVDMHQEGPRGPRFLGQMQRGPPGGGGFPGNPLSVEGLGPQRPTRSGMIWLDDMSNNIGGGGPFHGCYPGGPPQHLQGDPEHLLTHEEMFRLMEKRQMQGLPRFELDRLAKQQQQGNLGSRIIDNPGGPDFHNLGMGRGPPSSRGDPMDFPSSREIMGSPGGGPQIRDLVDSHLGSNLTMNMNPQMNVQQQQQMMLSQKLRGAPVGGGPIGDMFSPGEISRIRASQNGRGGNKGMIPGPDGPFQFPNQGPFSGGQVEGPYLQQPGPEMFGPDQQGHTQMGGTSRLSHMPMTGGLRGIDLVSRHPSDLSINVNPLTSPSVPRPHQLKSPSLNQEPSPLLPSPSAPGLKSPSQVSSAGHHATLPPASGAGTPSSSSMKSPQIMGSVNLGLHSPSASPGRLKSPAMAVGSPGWASPKTALPSPGGPTSGKIVGNGGSSSTETGQSLPPRSSNSTPISQPGSMNPSMPFTSSPDNPPSQNPLSLIMSQMSKYAMPSSTPLYHDAIKTIATSDDEMLPDRPLLSGVSIGGNMGNPQTSQILVSQGSIGPHSDPQSPMSIVSQGQQHLPHDASGPVLSSPNQMGMPAMNSAMMGGGAPDGMGPCNVSPISQNQMTGFPRIQPPPHGHMHSPIGGMSQNFSQSNEDILSPQQLHLLRKGHPHQRPSHHSDSFASVPIGDGPDLSEVIRPSHTGIPEFDLSRIIPSDKPSSTLQYFPKSEPHQNPHQGPPSQQPTQQQLLKQLSSSGPPHSSGPSSNPHLANLQNMMAEQQLPLHPSHGGIRQNMGIPQGGSRGMVSGGGMGPMCPPGHMMGRTGMGPQQQLQQQQAMMANSLLHHPSNPYPGMMSSQQHPHNLMAQQNIMMMQAKQRSMPIPGDPFGPQGPLMSPQGPMMGPSHPQSGMMGPQSLRQRGMSLDSPIGYGPGGMANMPF, encoded by the exons ATGCACCCAGACAATAAACTGGCCAATCATGGCAAGCAGGTCACCAGTGACGGCCGATCCCAAATACCCAATGTAAACCAGCaggctcagcagcagcagggagctGCTGGCCACCTGGGTCCAAAGGGCGTTGGTGCCGGGAGCCATGGAGTCAAAACCAACCAGATTTCCCCCGGCAACCCTGGACTGAAGGCTGTAAGCCAATCAGTGAGCAGCATCGGAGGGATGCTGAAAACCAAATCCAAGCGGGAGCGGAGCGTCTCAATTGACTCTGGCGAATCAAGAAATGCTGTTCCTCCAGCTCTTGAGACTGATGCCAAAGGAG AGGGTGTTATGCGCAGTAAGCGGCGCTGTGTCCTGGAGAAGAAACAGCCGTACAGTGGAGATGAATGGTGCTCTGGACCTGACACAGAGGAAGATGATGACAAGCCGCACACTGCGACCAACC GAGAGCGTGGGCTGGCAGGTCCTATCCAAGGGCTCTCTGACCGCCTGTCTGCAGGACCAGTGTCTGAACCTACTGGTGCTGTAATGGGATGTGGAGTGGGAGCAGGGCTAAAGACAGAGCCACCTCAGCCTTCACAGCAAGTGGTGTATGTTTTCACAACCAGCCTAGCCAACAG TGCTGCAGAGGCAGTAATGAAAGGACAGACCGATTCCATCCTTCTGTTTCACCAGCAAAATGTTTCACTCACCAAGTTGGACCAG GGCCACACATCAGGGAAGCTTGCTAACCAGTCTGAGAAGGTAAACTCCAGCAGCTCTCCACCCACAGGCACCCCAAAATCCCAAAGTGGAACTCCGCGGCCGGCCTCTGCAGGAGTTGGAGGAGCGTTACATCCTGCAGGGACGCCATCATCAGCAGGACACTCAGATAATGAATCCTCTCAGACCAGACCTGGCGGAGCTTCCAGCAATAACAGCATCAGCGTCCATAGGTCAGAGGGAGGGAGCACGGCCGCACCTGCAGGCTCAGTCCCAGGAACTGGAGATGGGGAGTGTGCAGGAGCTATGTCACTTCCTGTTGCTACTGTTTCTCCCTCTCGGAGTCCCTCCATTCTTTCTGCGCACCTACAGGGTGATGCAGGCCAGAGGGGGGGGCCAGGGCACACGGATGGTCTGTCCAAAGAGCAGCTGGAACACAGGGAACGCTCTTTGCAGACACTGAGAGACATAGAGAGGCTGCTTTTGCGCAGTGGGGCAAGTGGAGGTCCTGGAGACACAGGAGGCCCCAACAACAATGCAAGTAATAACTCCTCCAAccttaataataacaacaatactGATAGGAGCGGTATTCTAGAAGATGGTGACAGTGGTACTAATAACTCTAATATGCTATCGTCAGCCTTGGCTCCGATGGGAGGTATGAAGAAATATGAAGAACCCCTGCAGTCCATCATTTCTCAAACACAGTCCCTTGCCGGACCTGCCCTTGACAGCCCTCAAATGGACTCTCACCATAATTTACCACAACACCCCCATCACCAGCTGTCTTCACCTGGGGTCGACATGGGTCCTTTACTCGGACCAGAAGGGCTGACCCCAGAGCAAATGGCATGGAGAAAACTTCAAGAAGAATACTACCAAGAGAAGAGACGGCAACAGGAAATACAACCTCCAACGCATCCACAGCACTTTAGAATGATGAGTGAAATTGGTATGCATGGAGGTCCAATGATGATGAGAGGACCCCCTCCACCCTACCACAGCAAGCCTGGAGACCAGCAGTGGGGTCCTGGCAATATGATGGGAGGAGGAATGGGTGGAAATGCACGAATGGTAGACATGCACCAAGAAGGGCCCCGTGGCCCAAGGTTCCTGGGACAGATGCAGAGAGGGCCACCTGGAGGAGGTGGTTTTCCTGGTAACCCTTTATCAGTAGAGGGTTTAGGGCCCCAAAGGCCCACCAGGTCAGGGATGATTTGGCTCGATGATATGTCCAACAACATAGGTGGTGGAGGTCCCTTTCATGGCTGCTACCCTGGTGGACCTCCTCAGCACTTGCAGGGCGACCCAGAACATCTGTTAACACATGAGGAAATGTTTCGCCTCATGGAGAAACGGCAAATGCAGGGGCTTCCCAGATTTGAACTTGACAGATTAGctaaacagcagcaacagggCAACCTAGGCTCAAGAATAATAGATAATCCCGGGGGCCCAGACTTTCACAATTTGGGAATGGGCCGAGGTCCACCCTCTTCACGAGGTGATCCAATGGACTTTCCTAGTTCACGGGAGATTATGGGCTCTCCTGGAGGGGGTCCTCAGATAAGAGACCTGGTGGATTCTCATCTGGGGAGCAACCTCACAATGAACATGAACCCGCAGATGAATGTtcagcaacaacagcagatgATGCTGTCTCAGAAGCTCAGAGGAGCTCCTGTAGGAGGGGGGCCTATAGGTGACATGTTTAGTCCTGGAGAGATTTCGCGAATCAGGGCATCACAGAATGGAAGAGGGGGAAATAAGGGAATGATCCCAGGACCTGATGGCCCCTTCCAGTTTCCCAATCAAGGGCCCTTCTCTGGAGGACAGGTGGAAGGGCCCTATCTTCAACAACCTGGCCCTGAAATGTTTGGGCCTGACCAACAAGGTCATACTCAAATGGGAGGTACGTCCCGGCTTAGTCATATGCCGATGACTGGAGGCCTCAGGGGAATCGACCTCGTTTCGAGGCACCCTTCTGACCTATCAATCAACGTCAACCCCCTGACCTCTCCTTCAGTGCCTCGTCCTCATCAGCTCAAGTCTCCATCCCTCAACCAAGAGCCATCTCCTCTCCTACCTTCCCCCTCTGCTCCAGGACTGAAGTCACCCTCACAGGTCTCCTCCGCAGGGCATCATGCCACTCTTCCCCCTGCTTCTGGTGCTGGgactccttcctcctcttccatgAAGTCCCCCCAGATCATGGGGTCTGTCAACCTTGGGTTGCACTCTCCGTCTGCCTCTCCTGGAAGACTCAAGTCCCCTGCAATGGCTGTGGGCTCTCCAGGGTGGGCATCTCCCAAAACAGCTCTTCCAAGTCCAGGTGGTCCAACCAGTGGGAAGATTGTGGGCAATGGAGGAAGTAGTTCCACTGAGACAG GCCAATCACTTCCCCCCAGGAGTTCCAATTCTACACCTATAAGCCAGCCAGGCTCTATGAATCCTAGTATGCCATTTACTTCCTCCCCCGATAATCCTCCATCTCAGAATCCTTTATCTCTTATAATGTCTCAGATGTCCAAGTATGCCATGCCCAGTTCTACTCCTCTCTACCATGATGCAATCAAAACAATTGCCACTTCAGATGATGAGATGCTGCCAGATCGACCTCTTCTATCTGGTGTCAGCATTGGag GAAACATGGGGAACCCCCAGACCTCCCAGATACTTGTCTCCCAGGGCTCCATTGGTCCCCACAGTGATCCCCAAAGCCCCATGAGTATTGTAAGCCAAGGCCAGCAACACCTGCCCCATGATGCCTCAGGACCTGTGCTCTCTTCCCCAAACCAAATGGGCATGCCTGCCATGAATTCTGCCATGATGGGAGGAGGTGCACCTGATGGAATGGGGCCCTGCAATGTCTCACCTATATCTCAGAACCAGATGACTGGTTTCCCTCGCATCCAACCGCCACCTCATGGGCACATGCACTCACCTATTGGAGGAATGTCACAGAATTTCTCTCAGTCTAATGAGGATATTCTCTCTCCTCAACAGTTACACCTGCTTAGAAAAGGTCATCCTCACCAGCGTCCCTCTCATCACTCAGACTCATTTGCCTCTGTGCCCATTGGGGACGGCCCCGATCTAAGCGAAGTCATTCGGCCCTCTCACACAGGGATACCAGAGTTCGATCTCTCCCGCATCATTCCTTCTGATAAGCCCAGTAGCACTCTTCAGTATTTCCCCAAGAGTGAGCCACATCAGAATCCACATCAGGGGCCACCATCCCAGCAACCTACTCAACAGCAGCTCCTCAAGCAGCTGTCGTCTTCTGGCCCACCGCACAGCAGCGGCCCATCATCCAACCCCCACTTAGCAAATCTGCAGAATATGATGGCTGAACAGCAGCTGCCACTTCATCCCTCACATGGTGGAATACGCCAAAACATGGGCATTCCTCAGGGGGGCTCTAGGGGTATGGTGTCTGGTGGGGGCATGGGCCCAATGTGCCCCCCTGGACATATGATGGGAAGGACAGGCATGGGGCCTCAGCAGCAACTCCAGCAACAGCAAGCCATGATGGCAAACAGCCTTCTCCACCATCCTTCCAATCCTTACCCCGGCATGATGTCCTCCCAGCAGCACCCACACAATCTGATGGCAcagcaaaacattatgatgatgCAGGCGAAGCAGCGAAGCATGCCAATTCCAGGGGATCCCTTTGGCCCCCAGGGTCCTCTCATGTCCCCTCAGGGTCCCATGATGGGCCCCTCCCACCCACAGTCTGGTATGATGGGCCCCCAGTCTCTCAGACAGCGGGGAATGTCTTTGGACAGTCCCATTGGCTATGGCCCTGGAGGTATGGCCAATATGCCGTTTTGA
- the bcl9l gene encoding B-cell CLL/lymphoma 9-like protein isoform X1: MRPPPQSPANQMHPDNKLANHGKQVTSDGRSQIPNVNQQAQQQQGAAGHLGPKGVGAGSHGVKTNQISPGNPGLKAVSQSVSSIGGMLKTKSKRERSVSIDSGESRNAVPPALETDAKGEGVMRSKRRCVLEKKQPYSGDEWCSGPDTEEDDDKPHTATNRERGLAGPIQGLSDRLSAGPVSEPTGAVMGCGVGAGLKTEPPQPSQQVVYVFTTSLANSAAEAVMKGQTDSILLFHQQNVSLTKLDQGHTSGKLANQSEKVNSSSSPPTGTPKSQSGTPRPASAGVGGALHPAGTPSSAGHSDNESSQTRPGGASSNNSISVHRSEGGSTAAPAGSVPGTGDGECAGAMSLPVATVSPSRSPSILSAHLQGDAGQRGGPGHTDGLSKEQLEHRERSLQTLRDIERLLLRSGASGGPGDTGGPNNNASNNSSNLNNNNNTDRSGILEDGDSGTNNSNMLSSALAPMGGMKKYEEPLQSIISQTQSLAGPALDSPQMDSHHNLPQHPHHQLSSPGVDMGPLLGPEGLTPEQMAWRKLQEEYYQEKRRQQEIQPPTHPQHFRMMSEIGMHGGPMMMRGPPPPYHSKPGDQQWGPGNMMGGGMGGNARMVDMHQEGPRGPRFLGQMQRGPPGGGGFPGNPLSVEGLGPQRPTRSGMIWLDDMSNNIGGGGPFHGCYPGGPPQHLQGDPEHLLTHEEMFRLMEKRQMQGLPRFELDRLAKQQQQGNLGSRIIDNPGGPDFHNLGMGRGPPSSRGDPMDFPSSREIMGSPGGGPQIRDLVDSHLGSNLTMNMNPQMNVQQQQQMMLSQKLRGAPVGGGPIGDMFSPGEISRIRASQNGRGGNKGMIPGPDGPFQFPNQGPFSGGQVEGPYLQQPGPEMFGPDQQGHTQMGGTSRLSHMPMTGGLRGIDLVSRHPSDLSINVNPLTSPSVPRPHQLKSPSLNQEPSPLLPSPSAPGLKSPSQVSSAGHHATLPPASGAGTPSSSSMKSPQIMGSVNLGLHSPSASPGRLKSPAMAVGSPGWASPKTALPSPGGPTSGKIVGNGGSSSTETGQSLPPRSSNSTPISQPGSMNPSMPFTSSPDNPPSQNPLSLIMSQMSKYAMPSSTPLYHDAIKTIATSDDEMLPDRPLLSGVSIGGNMGNPQTSQILVSQGSIGPHSDPQSPMSIVSQGQQHLPHDASGPVLSSPNQMGMPAMNSAMMGGGAPDGMGPCNVSPISQNQMTGFPRIQPPPHGHMHSPIGGMSQNFSQSNEDILSPQQLHLLRKGHPHQRPSHHSDSFASVPIGDGPDLSEVIRPSHTGIPEFDLSRIIPSDKPSSTLQYFPKSEPHQNPHQGPPSQQPTQQQLLKQLSSSGPPHSSGPSSNPHLANLQNMMAEQQLPLHPSHGGIRQNMGIPQGGSRGMVSGGGMGPMCPPGHMMGRTGMGPQQQLQQQQAMMANSLLHHPSNPYPGMMSSQQHPHNLMAQQNIMMMQAKQRSMPIPGDPFGPQGPLMSPQGPMMGPSHPQSGMMGPQSLRQRGMSLDSPIGYGPGGMANMPF, encoded by the exons ATGAG ACCTCCACCTCAATCACCAGCCAATCAAATGCACCCAGACAATAAACTGGCCAATCATGGCAAGCAGGTCACCAGTGACGGCCGATCCCAAATACCCAATGTAAACCAGCaggctcagcagcagcagggagctGCTGGCCACCTGGGTCCAAAGGGCGTTGGTGCCGGGAGCCATGGAGTCAAAACCAACCAGATTTCCCCCGGCAACCCTGGACTGAAGGCTGTAAGCCAATCAGTGAGCAGCATCGGAGGGATGCTGAAAACCAAATCCAAGCGGGAGCGGAGCGTCTCAATTGACTCTGGCGAATCAAGAAATGCTGTTCCTCCAGCTCTTGAGACTGATGCCAAAGGAG AGGGTGTTATGCGCAGTAAGCGGCGCTGTGTCCTGGAGAAGAAACAGCCGTACAGTGGAGATGAATGGTGCTCTGGACCTGACACAGAGGAAGATGATGACAAGCCGCACACTGCGACCAACC GAGAGCGTGGGCTGGCAGGTCCTATCCAAGGGCTCTCTGACCGCCTGTCTGCAGGACCAGTGTCTGAACCTACTGGTGCTGTAATGGGATGTGGAGTGGGAGCAGGGCTAAAGACAGAGCCACCTCAGCCTTCACAGCAAGTGGTGTATGTTTTCACAACCAGCCTAGCCAACAG TGCTGCAGAGGCAGTAATGAAAGGACAGACCGATTCCATCCTTCTGTTTCACCAGCAAAATGTTTCACTCACCAAGTTGGACCAG GGCCACACATCAGGGAAGCTTGCTAACCAGTCTGAGAAGGTAAACTCCAGCAGCTCTCCACCCACAGGCACCCCAAAATCCCAAAGTGGAACTCCGCGGCCGGCCTCTGCAGGAGTTGGAGGAGCGTTACATCCTGCAGGGACGCCATCATCAGCAGGACACTCAGATAATGAATCCTCTCAGACCAGACCTGGCGGAGCTTCCAGCAATAACAGCATCAGCGTCCATAGGTCAGAGGGAGGGAGCACGGCCGCACCTGCAGGCTCAGTCCCAGGAACTGGAGATGGGGAGTGTGCAGGAGCTATGTCACTTCCTGTTGCTACTGTTTCTCCCTCTCGGAGTCCCTCCATTCTTTCTGCGCACCTACAGGGTGATGCAGGCCAGAGGGGGGGGCCAGGGCACACGGATGGTCTGTCCAAAGAGCAGCTGGAACACAGGGAACGCTCTTTGCAGACACTGAGAGACATAGAGAGGCTGCTTTTGCGCAGTGGGGCAAGTGGAGGTCCTGGAGACACAGGAGGCCCCAACAACAATGCAAGTAATAACTCCTCCAAccttaataataacaacaatactGATAGGAGCGGTATTCTAGAAGATGGTGACAGTGGTACTAATAACTCTAATATGCTATCGTCAGCCTTGGCTCCGATGGGAGGTATGAAGAAATATGAAGAACCCCTGCAGTCCATCATTTCTCAAACACAGTCCCTTGCCGGACCTGCCCTTGACAGCCCTCAAATGGACTCTCACCATAATTTACCACAACACCCCCATCACCAGCTGTCTTCACCTGGGGTCGACATGGGTCCTTTACTCGGACCAGAAGGGCTGACCCCAGAGCAAATGGCATGGAGAAAACTTCAAGAAGAATACTACCAAGAGAAGAGACGGCAACAGGAAATACAACCTCCAACGCATCCACAGCACTTTAGAATGATGAGTGAAATTGGTATGCATGGAGGTCCAATGATGATGAGAGGACCCCCTCCACCCTACCACAGCAAGCCTGGAGACCAGCAGTGGGGTCCTGGCAATATGATGGGAGGAGGAATGGGTGGAAATGCACGAATGGTAGACATGCACCAAGAAGGGCCCCGTGGCCCAAGGTTCCTGGGACAGATGCAGAGAGGGCCACCTGGAGGAGGTGGTTTTCCTGGTAACCCTTTATCAGTAGAGGGTTTAGGGCCCCAAAGGCCCACCAGGTCAGGGATGATTTGGCTCGATGATATGTCCAACAACATAGGTGGTGGAGGTCCCTTTCATGGCTGCTACCCTGGTGGACCTCCTCAGCACTTGCAGGGCGACCCAGAACATCTGTTAACACATGAGGAAATGTTTCGCCTCATGGAGAAACGGCAAATGCAGGGGCTTCCCAGATTTGAACTTGACAGATTAGctaaacagcagcaacagggCAACCTAGGCTCAAGAATAATAGATAATCCCGGGGGCCCAGACTTTCACAATTTGGGAATGGGCCGAGGTCCACCCTCTTCACGAGGTGATCCAATGGACTTTCCTAGTTCACGGGAGATTATGGGCTCTCCTGGAGGGGGTCCTCAGATAAGAGACCTGGTGGATTCTCATCTGGGGAGCAACCTCACAATGAACATGAACCCGCAGATGAATGTtcagcaacaacagcagatgATGCTGTCTCAGAAGCTCAGAGGAGCTCCTGTAGGAGGGGGGCCTATAGGTGACATGTTTAGTCCTGGAGAGATTTCGCGAATCAGGGCATCACAGAATGGAAGAGGGGGAAATAAGGGAATGATCCCAGGACCTGATGGCCCCTTCCAGTTTCCCAATCAAGGGCCCTTCTCTGGAGGACAGGTGGAAGGGCCCTATCTTCAACAACCTGGCCCTGAAATGTTTGGGCCTGACCAACAAGGTCATACTCAAATGGGAGGTACGTCCCGGCTTAGTCATATGCCGATGACTGGAGGCCTCAGGGGAATCGACCTCGTTTCGAGGCACCCTTCTGACCTATCAATCAACGTCAACCCCCTGACCTCTCCTTCAGTGCCTCGTCCTCATCAGCTCAAGTCTCCATCCCTCAACCAAGAGCCATCTCCTCTCCTACCTTCCCCCTCTGCTCCAGGACTGAAGTCACCCTCACAGGTCTCCTCCGCAGGGCATCATGCCACTCTTCCCCCTGCTTCTGGTGCTGGgactccttcctcctcttccatgAAGTCCCCCCAGATCATGGGGTCTGTCAACCTTGGGTTGCACTCTCCGTCTGCCTCTCCTGGAAGACTCAAGTCCCCTGCAATGGCTGTGGGCTCTCCAGGGTGGGCATCTCCCAAAACAGCTCTTCCAAGTCCAGGTGGTCCAACCAGTGGGAAGATTGTGGGCAATGGAGGAAGTAGTTCCACTGAGACAG GCCAATCACTTCCCCCCAGGAGTTCCAATTCTACACCTATAAGCCAGCCAGGCTCTATGAATCCTAGTATGCCATTTACTTCCTCCCCCGATAATCCTCCATCTCAGAATCCTTTATCTCTTATAATGTCTCAGATGTCCAAGTATGCCATGCCCAGTTCTACTCCTCTCTACCATGATGCAATCAAAACAATTGCCACTTCAGATGATGAGATGCTGCCAGATCGACCTCTTCTATCTGGTGTCAGCATTGGag GAAACATGGGGAACCCCCAGACCTCCCAGATACTTGTCTCCCAGGGCTCCATTGGTCCCCACAGTGATCCCCAAAGCCCCATGAGTATTGTAAGCCAAGGCCAGCAACACCTGCCCCATGATGCCTCAGGACCTGTGCTCTCTTCCCCAAACCAAATGGGCATGCCTGCCATGAATTCTGCCATGATGGGAGGAGGTGCACCTGATGGAATGGGGCCCTGCAATGTCTCACCTATATCTCAGAACCAGATGACTGGTTTCCCTCGCATCCAACCGCCACCTCATGGGCACATGCACTCACCTATTGGAGGAATGTCACAGAATTTCTCTCAGTCTAATGAGGATATTCTCTCTCCTCAACAGTTACACCTGCTTAGAAAAGGTCATCCTCACCAGCGTCCCTCTCATCACTCAGACTCATTTGCCTCTGTGCCCATTGGGGACGGCCCCGATCTAAGCGAAGTCATTCGGCCCTCTCACACAGGGATACCAGAGTTCGATCTCTCCCGCATCATTCCTTCTGATAAGCCCAGTAGCACTCTTCAGTATTTCCCCAAGAGTGAGCCACATCAGAATCCACATCAGGGGCCACCATCCCAGCAACCTACTCAACAGCAGCTCCTCAAGCAGCTGTCGTCTTCTGGCCCACCGCACAGCAGCGGCCCATCATCCAACCCCCACTTAGCAAATCTGCAGAATATGATGGCTGAACAGCAGCTGCCACTTCATCCCTCACATGGTGGAATACGCCAAAACATGGGCATTCCTCAGGGGGGCTCTAGGGGTATGGTGTCTGGTGGGGGCATGGGCCCAATGTGCCCCCCTGGACATATGATGGGAAGGACAGGCATGGGGCCTCAGCAGCAACTCCAGCAACAGCAAGCCATGATGGCAAACAGCCTTCTCCACCATCCTTCCAATCCTTACCCCGGCATGATGTCCTCCCAGCAGCACCCACACAATCTGATGGCAcagcaaaacattatgatgatgCAGGCGAAGCAGCGAAGCATGCCAATTCCAGGGGATCCCTTTGGCCCCCAGGGTCCTCTCATGTCCCCTCAGGGTCCCATGATGGGCCCCTCCCACCCACAGTCTGGTATGATGGGCCCCCAGTCTCTCAGACAGCGGGGAATGTCTTTGGACAGTCCCATTGGCTATGGCCCTGGAGGTATGGCCAATATGCCGTTTTGA